In the genome of Triticum urartu cultivar G1812 chromosome 5, Tu2.1, whole genome shotgun sequence, one region contains:
- the LOC125511436 gene encoding pentatricopeptide repeat-containing protein At5g16420, mitochondrial-like, which produces MSRLIPRRLHRAVSAGGATFSSSSPSSLRSTEPTTAATSNAIVSLVAAGGDGGSLEADLDRLGPPLSDAAVSAALRALTERGVPACRFFAWLSRHRGVPPSARAHNLLVQNAGRLADYPAMARALDLVSARRFPLTEQAFAFLEAAARSSSSASSVDDAVRATLTILDGAGGPCRASGVFSLVKALSSIGELDAVVWVIEETARRASYYNVLLAAKCKAGDFRGAREVFDEMRKGSCGPNANSWNYLLGCLLKNGRATEACDLVETMERSDHDDIPNSLTYEILTYHACKAGKMDSARQILDQLFSENLTPRITIHTAFIKGYFYTGRIEDACDYVRAMSTRDSHSTNRNYSLLAKLLHRSGRIVEAGSVLYELMEKGLRPDHSAYVTVSKGLHKMGRGDLSAELKSLFQKFIVQSDE; this is translated from the exons ATGTCTCGTCTCATCCCCCGGCGGCTCCACCGCGCCGTCTCCGCCGGCGGCGCGACCTTCTCCTCCTCGAGCCCCTCGAGCCTCCGCAgcaccgaacccaccaccgccgccacctcAAATGCAATCGTCAGCCTCGTCGCGGcaggcggcgacggcggcagcCTGGAGGCCGACCTGGACCGCCTCGGCCCGCCCCTCTCCGACGCCGCTGTGTCGGCGGCGCTCCGCGCGCTCACGGAGCGCGGCGTCCCCGCGTGCCGCTTCTTCGCCTGGCTCTCCCGGCACAGGGGCGTCCCCCCGAGCGCCCGCGCCCACAACCTGCTCGTCCAGAACGCCGGCAGGCTGGCCGACTACCCCGCCATGGCCCGCGCCCTCGACCTAGTGTCGGCGCGGCGGTTCCCCCTTACCGAGCAGGCGTTCGCGTTCCTGGAGGCCGCGGCGAGGTCGTCCTCATCTGCGAGCAGCGTGGATGACGCGGTGAGGGCGACTCTGACGATTTTGGATGGTGCCGGTGGCCCGTGCCGCGCGTCCGGCGTGTTCTCGCTGGTCAAGGCGTTGTCCTCGATCGGCGAGCTCGACGCGGTTGTGTGGGTGATCGAGGAGACGGCGAGGAGGGCGAGCTACTACAATGTCCTCTTGGCCGCCAAGTGCAAGGCTGGTGACTTCCGGGGCGCCCGTGAGGTGTTCGACGAAATGAGGAAGGGGAGCTGCGGCCCAAATGCCAACTCCTGGAACTACCTCCTGGGGTGCCTGCTGAAGAATGGCAGGGCCACCGAAGCGTGCGACCTTGTTGAGACCATGGAGAGGTCGGACCACGACGACATCCCGAACTCACTGACGTACGAGATCCTCACATACCACGCCTGTAAGGCGGGGAAGATGGATTCGGCAAGGCAGATTCTCGATCAGTTGTTCTCAGAAAATCTGACGCCGAGGATTACAATCCACACAGCCTTCATCAAAGGGTACTTCTATACTGGGAGAATCGAAGATGCTTGCGATTATGTGAGGGCTATGAGCACCAGGGATTCACACTCCACGAACAGGAACTACAGCCTGCTCGCCAAGCTGTTGCACAGGTCGGGGAGGATCGTCGAGGCAGGAAGTGTCCTGTATGAGTTGATGGAGAAGGGCCTCAGGCCTGACCATTCTGCTTATGTTACAGTGTCCAAAGGTTTGCACAAGATGGGAAGGGGAGATCTGTCTGCTGAATTGAAGTCCTTGTTTCAGAAATTCATTGTACAGTCAG ATGAATGA